Within Rhododendron vialii isolate Sample 1 chromosome 12a, ASM3025357v1, the genomic segment TAAAAATCCAATATAAATTTATCGAATGAGAGAATATAAATTTcggagagagaaataattatTTAATAAGAACAACATTGGCCATTCAATCAATTTAAGAATGATAACATGAGTAGTTCTACTAGGATCCTCTTAATAGAACGTCTATTTAATTTaccgaaatgctactggtaatacaatctgtgcacaaaatgtgcacagattttgtggtggggcacaccacgggtcccacataaatgatccgagccgttcattaaatgtaaaacattttttcaagggttcctgtaaaaaattagctcaattcaatacctataagtgcttgatctaattatctaacttttcattacccgaaaatctgaatgaaaatttagatgattggatcgagcacttatagatattacattgagctgattttttacgaggactcttgaaaaaatattttacatttaatgaacgactcggatcatttatgtgcgacccgtggtgggtcccattacaaaatctgtgcacaacctgtgcacagattgtatgtaccagtagcatggttctttaatttattttttttggtagtgaACGGAGAAACATAGATTACAAAATAGAAATAAGTGTGGGGTATTTAAATCCCTACAGAGTCTacatttaattgaaataacaaatAAGACGGAACAACATTAAAACAACTAAAACCCAAAGCTAGGGACAACGCATTCTTTGCTAGAATATCAGCACACCGATTAGCCTCCCGGTAATCATGCTTgattagcacccaagattgtataatcttggggctttaatcttctaatttgtagcttttatATGCATAAGTCGTCGTTTTTATTTGACaatgcacgtaaggtatttttgtgtgtgtttcaggtaaaaTGTGCTAGTAAGGCGGTTTTAAACTCCAAGGGATGTTCCGGAATTTAACCAAGTGTTCAAGTGCACGTCGGTACCCATTTCTCTGCTAGCGGAACCTAACGGTACCTCAAGAAGCCCCGGAGGCCACTCAATGGTCAAGAATGGCGAGGGGCGTGCCAAAGCTtagcaagcaatgcaaatgcATCGAGGATGGCCCTCGAGGGTATCCAAGAgaccaaggccacatggcaCACCTCCGTCAAGTCCCGTTGATTGAGTCTCGAAGTATCGGAAGGCCATCGGGACATCACAAGAGCTCAAAGGCCAAGCTGCCATGTTTTGCAGTTTTGTAGAcaatggtaccggtacctcaaaaacatggtaccggtaccttggTACTGAAATggaagacagttggattggtaccaatacctcatttttgaggtaccagtaccaatgcccttcgaccagcacttttttgctgaatttttcaaccttccatatatggaaagtttctacttctagtatgttttttggatattttgggagcctttttgtccattgtaaggctgattttaTAAGCTCTATAAATAAGCTTGTATGCTATTTATGGAAGGATGGCCAATAGTTAGTTTTAGGCTTAagtttttttcttgctttctaaGATTTTCATGTTGTGTTCTTAGTTTTTCAAGCTCTCAATCTTCAACAACTAaagtaagtttaagtgttttgatgttttctcatgtattaatgttgtagttATGGTTTGGATCTTCTATTAAATCtaatttattttcgttttcatcggtgaATTATGTTTTCTATGCTAAACtttttttctagtctttttgctatgtgtgagtagtatataggtttggtcatggggtgagatTCACTTTATGATTTAGTTGTtcaaatggtttctcttaaactttagcttaatttcaaggttttgaatgaattaaacccataatgtctagttttgatcatggggttggtggcttctttgatcaatgaagtttatcgctttgtgctacgagcttgataatcctacgcgtgcgaacgatcctttttcgtctctcacttgcgttaaatgagttcaatttgaatcagAGCTTtaaattaagttataagtagtcttcagcttttaattcttcgAGTGGAATCTggacggtttcggtccactcttaagttagatgaagaaaccgtttgacgactaagtcgtgggtaaatcaatccctttgacttaACCATCTTTAATCTAGTTTAATTCCGAGTTTAAATTTCGTCATTCAATTCGAAAACCAAAATTGGCCGCTTGAACGCCACAACTCTCTACACAACGTCTAATCCAAATTcactaaagaagatttctctacAGGAACaattccggtcttaccggttattataCTTttaacgacctagccctacgcttggggtgtgaaccttttcaagaggttaggttgcgacaAAGCAATGTTTGATTTGCACCACCGTGAAACCGTCCAATAGAAACCTGcaataaaaaatcaagttgcAAAGAGGATGAGCACTTGATTGACTCCGGTCCTGAATGGTCTTTATTAGGGGTGTTATTCGGTGGGTTCAATTCGGTTTGAGGTGGATTTGCCGAAAACCGATCGGGTTCGGAATATATAAGTCCGGAACCGATCCTAACCGgtattaattttggttcggtttggggATTTTGGTCCACCTCGAAATGGGCCCTTAGGGCCATTTGGGCCAATTTCCAAAACCTAAGTTACTAAAGACTGTTTGGCCATTCAGTTCAGGATCGGTTGGTTCGGTCCGCATTTGGTTCGGTCAAGATTAAAACGATTAATATAAATATAGTATATGATATATATAGTTCGGTCCTACATTGGTTCGGTCGATTCGGCCCGTATAGATTTTTAGAAAATCGAGACCGAACCGACCTAGATTCGGTTCGGTTTGTCTCGGCCCACCCCGAACCACCAAAAAACGCCTCTGGACCGATCGAAAACCGAATCGATCGATCGATTTTTTCGGTCCGCTCGGGTTtgtaacaagcctagctttgatcACTGCAATAGCATCGGCGCAAACAACAATATTTGAACAATTAAGATCCTTAGCTAACATGAGCCCAtacctaagagcatccgcaatgtaataatcaaaaccaaaagattataaaagttagcaatatttgctaaaaaaagtgctcacattgtaataaccaaacttagtaaccttttagcaactcatcaaattttggcatttgaataatcaaaactaacaactttttgcTAATAATCAAATCTacgagcatccacaatgtaataatcaaaactaaaagattgctaaaattaacaatgtttgctcaaaaaagtgttcacattgtaataaccaaaattagcaacctcttagcaactcatcaaattttgacctttgaataaccaaacttaacaacttttaccaataaccaaaactcaataaccaaatccaataaccaaattcaaaactaaaaaattaaaaaacaccttacattagaatcgtctcattgagacgaataatttggtgtggtcgggcgcgtgattggaacttgtttgcaattggacatagatacATTGCATATTGTGGGGgcttttttatagggatacaaaaataaccaatgtggtgatcaagtttgttaggtttgattatgaactaaatggataatcaaatgatGACGTGgtacattttggttatcgattttgattattcctattgcggatgctctaatggtcttcaaattttctcaatcaagtacacccatcattacacaaaaccttttctctctcaacaatgttttcaaaaaataatttttaaaaactattttttttagaaactttaaaaaaatagttttaaaaaactgttattttgaaaactatttttttttaaaactgttttcaaaaccgtttttacacaaaaaaaaattgttttcttttaaaaaaaacttatattttcactaaactctttttttaaaattatagttttttcaaaaaaactattcaagTTATTatcacagtttttagtttttagatttttgtagtttgaaaatgtgacgcaataaattttggttatccaattttaattattacattaTGGACCACAACATTGCTAATCTTAACAATGTCTTAAATGGATGAtgtgacaaattttgattatctaattttaattattacattgTTAACGCCCCATAATTCTGCCGCCATCACCGAGCAGCTCCCAATTTTCCTTTGGAAACCCACGATAAAAGTACCGTTATGGTCACGAATCAGTCCCCGCAAGCCGCATTACCAAGATCATCCACTGCACCTTCCGTGTTCACCATTAACACCCCGTTACAAGAGGGTTCCCAATCGACTGACACAGTGGAAGTTCTGTTAACCCTTCTTCGAAACATGGGCCGTAAAAAACCATTCTGAAGTTCGGGTCAAGACATCCACGTCGAGTGCTTTCGAGCCCTGAAATTGGGGAGGATACGCTTCCCAAACAACAGCGAACCCCGCAACCACACAATTCATAGGCCAAAAACTtagtgaggagagagaaactttGGAGGGAAAATGGAGGTGCTCAAATTGTCTAGATTCAAGCTCCAGCTTCAAGCCCTAGTCACCGAAGTTCGTCAACTCAGAGTGAGTCTCTCCTTCGCCttctcattcatctctctctctctctctctctctcatctttatcCATGTACATTTCAGGAAAGAGGACACTTTGCCACCGAACAACTCACGCTTTCAAATCAGGTTCATTTCGGTACCTTTCAGCTGCAATGCATTCATACGTTTTGCCTGAATGCATGCGTAGTTATCTAAGATCAGGGATATCGAAATTTTAACAAGGCTGTCGATGATTGAACATAGAAACAAAAGCATACAAAGGAAGAATTTGAAAGAAAGCAATCGGAATTGCAAGCAGAATTGGCTTTGTCCAATGAGCTTCGGCAAAAACTCGGAAGGAAGGTTTGTAGTCTAGTCGTAGTTCAATACGTGGTGGGTTTTTTATGCACATATTTTGTTCGTACAAATGTAGATAGAGATCAAGTGAGTGTTTGAGCAGTCTCTTTTCTGAATAGTTGATCAGGGAAGGGCTTCTAGTGTCTAGCGTCCTAGTGCCCGCCACGGGTTCTGTTTCGATGCTCCAATCCATTAGTCTTTTTGGTTACAGTTGATAGATCGTCAACGAAAAAATCAGACTGAAATAAATCAATTCGTAGCTACATAACTTGCGCATGATTGCTTCCATAAGATTTGGATGAGAGGTATATTTTGGGAATATACTACAAAAGCAAGTATGATTGGCTACCTTTGTAGGCTCAAGCTGAACTTTTTAGAGGATGATCTTCACATCGCGATGCAAAAGATGAGTGGAGCGAACGATTTGAAATGAATCTGTGGTGAGCCCTACGCGCTTTGGACTGGACCGTCCAATCTAGGACTTTAAAAAAGCCTCTCCAGTCAATTAATTCTTGTATTCTCCTTATTTGTTCAAGTACATCATTGTAGGTGAGTTACCTTGAGAATGACAATGCTATGCTTGAAAACAAGCAAAAAGAGTTGAAGGGAACTATAGCTAGCTTACTGCAGGCAAGGGAATCTTTTGTAAAAGTTTACGAGGTTTGTATCTGATAAACTTGTTttagttatgttttcatcaatTGCTAATACTGacaatcgttttttttttttttaaagatctGCAATTAGGTGTACGGATATGTTTTGACGTTTTAGTTATGAGAACTTGTTGGAGAGAAACATAGGCCTAAAGTTAAGAACCTATGACTAAGTAAAAATTTAACCGAAGTGGTTTAATATATACACAACTACCTGTTCATTCATGTAATTTGATCTGGCAGTTTGGCATATATCTATTTGTTCTGTACTGGATGAAGTGATGTTAATTGCCTTGGAACTTTTGTTGAGAAACTGCATAGGGTTAAACTATGAGCATTCGTCTAACTGAGAATTTGACTTCTATTTGAAAGAAATAGCAAGTgcctttgtgttattgtttgTGGTATAGGCAGTTTGGTGGCTTAAAGTTTGGAGACTTCTGTGTCTGAATCTACAATTTGGTATCTTAAATTTCTTGAAGCTCATTGTATTAGCATTCAGCAGTCAACTGTATGTTGGTTTTATGTTAGAAACAATGTTGTGGTTCTATGCCACAGAATATATTGCCGATTTGGTTAAGGGTTTTaatatttctcttttctttctatttGCAAATCGCATAAGTGTTTGAATAGAATGAACCATATCAGTGAGGGTTATGGCTTTGTCACATAAAGTATTTGACACAACCAATACGCTATCCAATGCTGCTAATTAACAAAAAATCCATCCTCATATGGATTGCAGGACTCTACTTGTGAGATGAGGCGATCTATACAAGCTAGAGATAGAAAGCTCGCTATTTTATCGGAGAAGATAGATGCTCATTTATCACAATTTGATACAATAGAAAAGGAGGCTTTCTCTGTCAAGCAAGTTTTGGATTATGTGCAACATCTTGTGAGCGAAAAAGAGGGAATAGGCATGTAGATTTCTCGACTTAATATTTTAAGTATGCTATATTGTTCATGCATAGATCTGCAGCATTAAAGGCAGCATGATATTCCTTCTTAACATTGCTTTTGTGTTCAGTGGCCAGATTAAAGAGCAAAATGGACGAGCTGTCAGCTTATGAGAAAGTATTTGTTGGTAATTCcacattctcattttttcaACTTATTTAGCCTATGGCTTTGATTGTATTGGAACTGACGAGTGATGACCATGCTCCTAGCTATTTATGTTAACATTTAAAGGCAAATTCTATGGAGTTTTCTAGGGTGCTTCTGGATCATCTTTCACGTCAAATGACATCGAGTTTCTAGAACACTGAATTTAAGTAAATTTGAGAGAACAtattgaattattgattttgtAATTATCTAGCAACTTTGGTGATTTTTCCAGAATCGTAATATCTGTCATCTTTACTCCTTAGCTAATTGTTCAAGCCTTAATTTTGCTGCATGAGCGCATTGTTTTTGGTTCAGTAAGGCTGGAGTTGCAATCTTTTTCACGCAGAAAAAATCTCTGACTTGCAAAGTAAACTGGGAAATAGTGAACATGAGCTCCGAAGAAAGGAGAAAACAATTTTGCTGCTGCAAGCACAGCTGGAGGAAACCAAAATTAGTAACAACTGCCAACCACAGATAGAAGAGATATCCATACTGGCATTGTCTAATATCTAAATTTGCTATTCTCTGATTAATAACTTGAACTTCCTGCTAAAGATATTTCTTGGGAGTGATATATCTTAACTAGCCACACCTTCAGAATACACTATCAACAAAGGATGAGGTTATACAAAATTTGCAGTTGGAAAAAAAGGTATGGTCTGAGattctgttttttcttctccAAATAGAACAAAAAGGATGGATAGAGAGAAAATCTGTAGCTGATTGATTTCCATTAGTCATCATTGATTTCTAACTTCCCTGGTAAGAATCAAATGGTTAGGCATTGCAATTGGAATTGCGGAGCCTGGGAGTTTTCTTACACAAAATTCAGAAAGCTGTCACGCAGTTGAATGATGAGGTAAGAAGTGGGAAGAGAGTTGTTGGGTAACATTCAAGCCATTTTGGTTTCAattaacttatcaaaatattgtGTGGTGACAAGATCTTTTTGACTAGTAACATGTGATGCACATGCGGTGGATCATAGGACATCTGCCATTTGCTCACTCTTGTGGGGCTATGAAAAGGGCAGATGGGAATCTTTGATGAGATTGTTCACCCAAGATACTGTATAGAATTGTATTAATCTGCCACTAAGAGTCTAAGACCATTTTTTACATAATCTTGTGGCCTGTGCCACCAAAGGTTTTCCTGTCACCCACTTGAAAGCAACCGTTAAAATGTCTAATTTGGTCATTCTAAACTGTGCTATACTTGGTTCGACCTCTCAAATCAGCTATTATCTGTGCCTTGTTAATGCATCTAGCAGCCTGACATTTCGGGTTTCACTGATGGCTGCCACAAAGGAGTACCTAGAAATGCACAATTATATCCTTACTATAGCTTCCAGCAGCTTTTCTTTGTAAATGATTTTCTACTCTCATCATATCATTGATCGGTATGCCAGGATAGAAGAACATTCTCCTCAGTAGTAGGAGGCCAAGAAGAATGTACACCTgttgaagaaaaggaaaataacagGTTGGCTAAATGTATTTTGTCCTCTTTTCCTGTATTCAAGTTGAAGACTAACTTTAAAAGTAGCATATACCTTATAACAATAAGTGCAAGAGGTAGAGGCTATATACCTATGgttgcatgagagagagagagagagagagagagagagagagagagagagagagagatgctcaCCAATATAATGTGACCATCTGCTTTACGAGTTACCTTGCAGCATTGCTTAGCTCCGAACCTTGCCTTCgaataaggttgaaaaccccaagcgtagggctagatcgtcggtagcataataaccggaaagtccgggatcgtacccacagagaatcgaaaatagctTAATCTGATTGAAGGTTTAATATGGTGGATTGCGGCGTTTAAGATGGCCAACGTGGTTttactttgaaaggtggaaatgccaaagaaaaagactagaaaagtgCTTTATAGATCATCTATCCCTTAACAAAGGTCGTTATCGGTTCTCGAATATAACTCAAatgagagtcacgaccgcgcgcTCACACTTGGAGGATTTAGCTTTAACGACTACgattatcaaaagatgtgattaaacggaactaaaccaacctatttttgctaatgtatctaacacgtaggaggccacgagctcTCAGTATATCGCTTGCCAAGACTACTTGACTAAATgacatatcaaggagttaacacccctcgcttagaccaaaatggctaggttaatttaattccgaaaaccatgattttaagcccgaaggttcgAGAACCAAACGACAACCTAAGTCTTTGGGAAAGATtaacccaagacttagccaagatactactcacacatagctaaaagactagacatggtaagaaaatagagcaaaagatttaaccgaagaaaacgttaataaacttgatttatgcaaagatccaaGGCGTAGCTACAAAATTAAtgaacgagaaattaacataagacaaatacttacttgagttcttgaaggaaattactagaaaaacttgaagaacattaatggagttcctagaaagcaagaaagaaaacTTAGGactaaaaagactagaaatggccATCATTTCCATAAAaggcatacaagcctatttatagggcttGCAAAATATCCCTTACAAAAGACCAAAAGGTccctaaaatatcccaaaaacatttcacaagtggaaactttccataaatggaaggttgaaaagtTAAccaaaaatctgcagattttccTAAGCTGTACCGGTACTAGAAATGcctcagtaccggtacaaggctTCAACGGACTGGCAAAATCAATCTCTGGGCACcctgtaccggtactgggagttggccagtaccggtacaagcatgacagattttttgggcaacttcgtGGGCTCTCTccagacactcccaaactcggatttgggtgttctttggaccgttagaaagcttgtcgagtctactttctaacccaagaggtttggatcaaaagtagtttgtacatcaaaagttatgacgattctaccctcagctggtCGGAAGATGAATTGCTTTGGTAAAACCCTCACatgtccttcaattcccttgacccttgggcaacccgagcaacctccaaaccaccTTTTCATGACTTTTCGAGCACCACCACGGGGTGGCACgtggccttgagtacttggttgcacctgaagcattccttggcgttcaaacgcgttgtacgaattacctgaaatacacaaaaacctaccttacgtgcaatatcactataaaagctaaataaacgcaagataaaacaacataaaacgggactagtcgcaccaaatatctacaatattgggtgctcatcaagcATTCAATTCATATATGTAGAGCCCGATGCTCCTATCCGTAAGGATGCGACTATATTGGTGAgcgttttgttttatttttctctatctTCATTGTCATGTTATCATGCAACCATAGGAATTAGATCATCAAGACAATTAAACAAATGAATAAACAAACATAACAGAATTGATTGTTGTTATGAAACCAGAGATTTGCTGTCTGAATGCATGATTGATTGTTCATTTTGTGCTTTTGCTTACGATATTTATTCTAGTTATTGCAATGGCAGAATGAGAATAGCTGTGTTGATGATGATCAAAGAAATTGTGGGGATTAAGGAATATAATTCCTCTATTGTTTCTTATTCGTATTCCTCCTTTTAGATCCCAAATGTTGTGATACTTATTAAGATATCAATTGTCCCAAaggcttaagctgttaggaaatgagccaacaatatatatcaagctattcaacaccCTCTCTCACGTGCAACCCTGTCTTGCACTTGGAGATGTGGGCAGCATGCTGTGAAAGAATGCAAAAGGGGATAAATATAATCAAATGAGAAGAAAATGCAAacagagagacttgaacccatgACCTCTCGGCTCTCGCAACTTGAGTTCTGATGTTATGATTGATtatagagagaagaaaaaagttATTGTATTGCAAAAGATTGTCTTACAAAAAGAAAGACATTTATATGCTAACCCTAATAACATTAAACAAACCCTCATGAAGCCAAAAATACTCTACTACCCTTCTAAAAAATGATAAACGACGATAAAGCTAAATACTTTCCAC encodes:
- the LOC131311678 gene encoding uncharacterized protein LOC131311678 isoform X1, translating into MEVLKLSRFKLQLQALVTEVRQLRERGHFATEQLTLSNQKQKHTKEEFERKQSELQAELALSNELRQKLGRKVSYLENDNAMLENKQKELKGTIASLLQARESFVKVYEDSTCEMRRSIQARDRKLAILSEKIDAHLSQFDTIEKEAFSVKQVLDYVQHLVSEKEGIVARLKSKMDELSAYEKVFVGWSCNLFHAEKISDLQSKLGNSEHELRRKEKTILLLQAQLEETKISNNCQPQIEELQNTLSTKDEVIQNLQLEKKALQLELRSLGVFLHKIQKAVTQLNDEDRRTFSSVVGGQEECTPVEEKENNRIEDVDQNIEENYPSHDCEGGTAKNAASIGQEHDSVCNPLQGNNNLDSCISEDNCTTLVHHQDSESSTTPSRNP
- the LOC131311678 gene encoding uncharacterized protein LOC131311678 isoform X4 — its product is MLENKQKELKGTIASLLQARESFVKVYEDSTCEMRRSIQARDRKLAILSEKIDAHLSQFDTIEKEAFSVKQVLDYVQHLVSEKEGIVARLKSKMDELSAYEKVFVGWSCNLFHAEKISDLQSKLGNSEHELRRKEKTILLLQAQLEETKISNNCQPQIEELQNTLSTKDEVIQNLQLEKKALQLELRSLGVFLHKIQKAVTQLNDEDRRTFSSVVGGQEECTPVEEKENNRIEDVDQNIEENYPSHDCEGGTAKNAASIGQEHDSVCNPLQGNNNLDSCISEDNCTTLVHHQDSESSTTPSRNP
- the LOC131311678 gene encoding uncharacterized protein LOC131311678 isoform X2, with protein sequence MEVLKLSRFKLQLQALVTEVRQLRERGHFATEQLTLSNQKQKHTKEEFERKQSELQAELALSNELRQKLGRKVSYLENDNAMLENKQKELKGTIASLLQARESFVKVYEDSTCEMRRSIQARDRKLAILSEKIDAHLSQFDTIEKEAFSVKQVLDYVQHLVSEKEGIVARLKSKMDELSAYEKVFVEKISDLQSKLGNSEHELRRKEKTILLLQAQLEETKISNNCQPQIEELQNTLSTKDEVIQNLQLEKKALQLELRSLGVFLHKIQKAVTQLNDEDRRTFSSVVGGQEECTPVEEKENNRIEDVDQNIEENYPSHDCEGGTAKNAASIGQEHDSVCNPLQGNNNLDSCISEDNCTTLVHHQDSESSTTPSRNP
- the LOC131311678 gene encoding uncharacterized protein LOC131311678 isoform X3, which encodes MEVLKLSRFKLQLQALVTEVRQLRERGHFATEQLTLSNQKQKHTKEEFERKQSELQAELALSNELRQKLGRKVSYLENDNAMLENKQKELKGTIASLLQARESFVKVYEDSTCEMRRSIQARDRKLAILSEKIDAHLSQFDTIEKEAFSVKQVLDYVQHLVSEKEGIVARLKSKMDELSAYEKVFVGWSCNLFHAEKISDLQSKLGNSEHELRRKEKTILLLQAQLEETKISNNCQPQIEELQNTLSTKDEVIQNLQLEKKDRRTFSSVVGGQEECTPVEEKENNRIEDVDQNIEENYPSHDCEGGTAKNAASIGQEHDSVCNPLQGNNNLDSCISEDNCTTLVHHQDSESSTTPSRNP